ATGTATTTTTACTTGCCACTTGAAAATTATAGTTGTTATGATTGAATAACGTGCAtgcattttattaattatttaacttAACACTAGTACCTACTTGAAATTCTTAAAAGACTCGCCTAAATTCTGAAGTTCTGGAGTCGGAAGAATttgagtacctatttatttacttaaactcTTGTCAACTTTCTCACATCTACCTCATTAATATACCGATTATTTTCCAGACGTTCAAACAGATCCAGGTCATCTCAAAGATATTCACGATCTACGTTACTTGTCACATATTGTCTGGAGTCAGCCTGTTTACATTCATGCCCTGGTACAACAACTATAGAAGCGGAATGTTCGGCCCTGACCCCCCGGCGAACAAAACCTTTGAACACGCTCTATATTTCCACTGCTTCACTGACAAAGTCTATACAACCGCTAACGGCTATTGGATACTGTTCTTCTTCAACATCCCCACCTCCTTTCACACCAGCAGCGGCATCCTCGCCTTCGATCTTCTGCTCAGCCTCATGGTGTTCCAAATTTTGGGACATCTTAAGATTATGAAACACGATTTGTCAAGTATACCTTCGACTGCTGATATTTACTCGCCAGAGGAGAACATGAGAGTTAGAGAGACTTTGAAAGGAATCATTGATCACcacaatataattataaagtaagtaccgtaaaactACCCAACTATAGTCCCGTACAAACAGCatcactcttaactgtccatcggtatgccttttgtaataaggtttacgaactgtcagttaacagtgtggcgATCCTACTACAACTATGTGCCACATGTTCAATCCGTATAATTATCAATACTATTTAGTTTATTCTGGGTTATTTCTTCGACTTAAACCAATATTTTGACATAGAACCTCGATTTTCAAATAACAGAACCTGAACGAAATCATACGAATTAATGTTTGACCATATTTAAGAGCTATTTAGACTACAGATACCCTGGGTTTACGGTATTTTCTTCTAAGTTACAAAGTAAGTAATGTCTAGTAATCTTCTTTTTTTCATGTgtatactttatttatatttcgatTGCCATTTTAATTTCAATTGTTACAGGTTTGTAGACAAGTGCTCGGCCGCGTTCAGTACGTATCTTTTTATGTTCTACATGCTGATGCAACTCCTCACCATCGTGGTAACGTTGGAGGTGACTGCTTTCACTGCGGACGCTTTGGCCAAATACGGGCCTCTAACGGTCGCTATTTATCAACCACTGATTCAGATatcaatactttttgagatGATAAGCACGCAAGTAAGTTTGGACTTAAATGTCGTTGAATATCGGTTACTTACAAAAATGAATACTACTTATTCGGTAGcataggcacagaataaataatagtactaggtacagaaggttcactctctaacaaaacgcgtctattacgacagatatgaccgctaggtggcgcaagcgcgagcaggtgTCCGTTCCGTAgctaaaattggtgtgggccgcatgtacttgtagtagagtgagccacgcctggcataAGCACAAAACGATGCAATATACATACTGCAGAATAATGTTTCTCTCTCATGTAGCATTTATCCCGGTTGCATTCTCAGCGGTTGCTTCGGAGGCCAGGGTCCGCTATGGCTGTTTAGCGATTCCTCAGTAATACATTTatcaatttgaaaaaaaaatagtctaTCGACCTCGTCATtcctaaaatgtaattaaagcctgaccagtaatctatgatcattgtcaagagggcgctgttagtCTCATGTACGGGGTGACatttcagtatagtatgaaaaataagtttcagtgaaattccgcaacgtGGCGCGTGATGAGCctttaataaaattttgttgTATGAATTGTTGTCAGAGCGAGAAACTTATTGACGCCATATACGACATTCCGTGGGAGTGCATGGACACGCGTAACCGCAGGTAAGGTCTCATTTTTACAACATAACGAAAAAATTATGAAtccatgttcagatatttatgagtACTTACCTAGGCCGCTCCGATATTACATATATCTGAGCTGACCTGCTAGAACGAGTTGCATTCTCGCGCGCAACATCTAGCGCGACtacaagtatggactcgcgcgcgagaacgctaCTTATGCTACATAGACCGCCTGTTAGCaagagttgcgttctcgcgcgcgaatCCATACTTATGTACTTGTACTTATGTAACTACATATATGAAGtggcgcgcgagaacgcaactcatgctagcggGTCTGATAGGACCAGTACATATATCTACTTGACAATCAATAGGTACAGGTACCTATTAATTGTCTTGTCTTTTATCGTAAGTATTTCTTTCGTGTGACTGCTTCTGCTCTCTGTGCTTGTCTTCTCAGGACGGTAATGTTCTTACTGGTCCGTGCGCAAACCCCGGTCACGCTGAAGGCCGCCAAGATGGTGCCCGTTGGCGTGAAGACTATGACCTCGGTAAGATTTATCCATAGACTGCTTGTCATTGTCAACCCTCAAAAGCGCGACCAAAGATAATttagtatagaggcggattgtcaaagtaatttttgtAGACACAGTACaattactgccatctttcgccCGCCTgccaaaacttttagaacgccatttgactttcaTCCCTGTTCTTAAAtacactgatatgtgttaatttgtcaaatgtcaaaaagtgtcgccatctacacgagcataggccaaaggtatggtgccatcttttcgagcgatggcacTATACTTTTGGCCTatactcgagtagatggcgactgtgcaatatgacattgatgcatcgcATAAGGCGTTTTGTTCACAGAGGGCGTGCCGCAAAACCCGATAATCGAAATatagtggtggtggtggtggtgataGAGTTATCACTCGAATATACAAGattgatagagagacagataacgaaatttcgattttcgtgttccgCGATTCCCTCTGTTTGTTATAGTCCCCCTACGCAgaattttgcgtaatattcctcattaatatattaaatagcgtaaattatttgcttttgtTACAACCCCTCTTTGACCTCTTTCTGCTTATCCTTCCTTTCCTTTCTTTAACACGTGGACATATTTTTCAGGTCCTGAAGACGACATTCTCCTATTACATGTTCTTGAACGCCATAGCTGAATCTAGTGAACAGAGTCAGTAGATGAGTCTGCGGTTAAACCACAGATTACCTACTAGATAATGCATGTAAAAGTGGTCACGTGATCAAGCCTTCTTATCTAACAGACGTAAATTATACACCTGAACCTTCCCCAAGAATCAgtctattgatagatgaaaaacgcatgaaaatcctttcagtattttttgagtttatcgcgaacatacatacacatatacagacgcggcgggtgattttgttttattaagtggcccactgattaacagtccgccggacggtatcggcctgtcaattagaacaaaattttgacagttccgaagaactgacaggccgatacactgttaatcagtgggccccataAGGTGTAGTGTTATTATATGAACGTAATTCCATAGGGGTTACTAATGGATTACCGAAATTTTTTTGCCAGATTTTCATATCCCAATAGTGATGGGTaggacatcaatttaaaatgagtttgtatgagtacctcattttctaaaatgaggtgTTACAATGTCTTACTTCAAATGAGGTGAGGTACTAGCATATTTTCAGCGTCGACTATTCTATTAATCCAACGGGCCAATggtgacaaaaatatttaatgtatgtacatatttatgtattcatcacttcctttataaataaataaataataataattaaggagTGCAATTCTGGAGGTTAAGAATATAAGTTATAGGAGAAAGATCCCACATAGTAacttaatttgctgcttttatgaaacttgttctaatttagctcttttttattgttatattgtttagtcctcctccttgctacttgatataattttaagtataataatcactagcgagagcgacccgctccggcttcgcacgggttagcaaattatacatacacctaaaccttcctgaagaatcactctattgataggtgaaaaccgcatgaaaatccgtccagtcgtttttgagtttatcgcgaacatacaaacaaacacacatacagacagacgcggcgggggactttgtttcataatatgtagtgatatatttcataagtcttgtacctattaaccataaaactaccacatttttaacaaactaaggagaacaaattcaatattttcacaagtcattattatatagaagtgacaaacttaccacctcagataatttaacagtaatatcatcaatatgatattaaacaaagcaccattcgcgccggccgccgccggctatatttacatttcattttttcatgcaaaaggcaCCAAGGGAGATCCGCGGGTAAATTTAATGGCGAAAACgatgtccatattttgttataattataagaattatcaccaattatcactaggtattaggtattagagaaCTAAAATTAGCTACAACGACgtacgaacaaaataaatataaatatgtcaaaatcaTAATTTGCCAGTCCGAAGTGGtttacaaataatgttaataaaaagtattgcaaattcaaatcgttataatttacatctacatgtttattttacctatgcaaattatacttactttttatttaataaacttgaaacttattgaaatGATCATATATTGTGTACGCTACagtaatttatttcaataatattttagtcaCTAAAGGATTACTGTTTCTAAGCAAGCTTCGTAAATGCCTGTCTGGTATACAGAGgctctaccgcgaaccacgttcgaagtgttgcctccctgtcaacTTTACggacaaatttacaagtgcgatagagaggcaacacgtcgaacgtggttcgcggtaagccctcctAGTGCGTACCGCGATCCATGTTCgtcatgttgcctccctgtcacacttacgtacgaatttacaagtgcaacagagaaacaacacgtcgaacttccTTTTGGTGACTGATTCCTCGCGCCATTTTGACAAGTAAGTTAGGATCAAAAAGGCTTAAGATGTATGAAAGCTTGCAGCGCTTACGCTTGTTGTAtttcgtgtttaatttttaacgtattttcggtggtgacgcgaggcgatattgaagtacggcgcgtgtctgtctcactccctctttgggtatttctaattcattgtttcattttgaaaggatttttgaggtgttcatgtcacagagaggcagtgagtggtacaaactcaacgcatttctcggtggaccttttgtcgttgcaataaggtttgtagttcggcagttgacagtgtggGCCATTACTCGTTTCTTCATTTAAGACATTTTGAGTTTTGAATGTCGGCGAGCAGGCGAGCACCTCGTGCCACCCAGGGACTCTTTTGCAAGTTGTGAGGAGTGTATGAGTTTTTGAGGTTCGCGAGTGAATTTGAAAGTATAAGagttttttgaaatttgaagtgtgtgaatgatttgtgtagcaagaggtgtttgtgatgcgcgcgagtaaatgagtaaaatgaatagaggagtgaagtaagacatttttgcggtatgaagtactgcgacaaattaacaaaatgagtggtaCAAATGAGGTGCCTCGCGAGTGAGCGACTCAACACTATATCCCAAACAATCTATCCCAAAACTATAAAAGCCAACTAATCATATCCCAAGTAAACAAGTCGCATATCAATATTTTCCAAGAGAAAgatatgcaaaaaaatattttgacatttcctTACTTTGGCAACATTTATTTTACCTAATTTTAATTACTCGAAATTATTAGATGTcaaagaatacaaaaaccatcacaaaacatgacaaatgtaacagttatgaaaaaaattgccaatttttatttgaacaaattttaattacGCCAAATGAGCACTTaccaaagaatacaaaaaccaAAACAAAACTCATACTCATATgtaatactgtagtgttttttccAATGCGGGGGACGAGCCCCCTCTTGGTAGCTTTCGTGTGGTTTAGACTAACGCAACAAATTCAAAAGTATGACTTAATTGATAAAAAACAATAATGGCATATAATAAtccctttttttaaaacaaGCGAGACCCGGCAaccggtcgacgaagccccgcctAGCGGAGCTTCTATTTTCTACTCTGtggaacacaaggtaactaacgaacctatctaggtaaaaatataggtagtccTGTAGTGTTTTATCCAATGCGTGGGACTCCGATAacaatccctttttttaaagcaagTGAGACCCGGCAGCCGGTCGACGAAGCTCCGCTTCGCGGaacttctattttctgctctgaggaacacaacgtaactaacgaacctatctaggtaaaaatataggtaatactgTAGTGCTTTTTTCAATGCGGGGGGGCTTAGCCCTCCGAGCCCCCCTCTTGGTAGCTTTCGTGTGGTTGAGACTAACGCAACATATTCAAAAGTATGgcttaattgaaaaaaaaaaaacaattgtggCAGATAACAATCCAACAGCTAGCAAGTGAGACCCGGCAACCGCTCTAAGGAACATAAGGAAGCTAACGAACCTACctaggtaaaaatataggtaatactgtagtgtctTTTTTTTCAATGCGGGCTGTTTAGTTTACTAAACCAAACTAAGCACCCACTTTACCTAGCCGTAACACATTTTTACTAACATAATGTTTTTGATAGACATAATTTGTCAAGTAGTGGTTTTGCAATACATTTATttgaacaaatatttttaagtaaagatatttttggacaaaataattttgtccaGTGATTTATTAGACTAAAATAAATTTGAGCGAACATTTATAGTCTAAGTAAAACATTTGGGAAAAAAACAGTTGGTCTTATAAAAGTTGCAAAGTAACAGTTTGGGAAATGATCATTTGTCGGATTATAAGTTTGTTAAATGTTTATATGGGATAGATTGAGTTGACAAACGTGCAGTTGGTAAAATTTGTTTGGGAAACGAAATTTGGTCAAAAAAGTTTCGGTAAATTAAAAGGATCCTATTCCATAGACACCAATTCCTATGCACCAACCAATGTAACAgcaattcaatttttttttctatatttctCTGTGCaataaatttatttcaaaatttttgttATCTGTATTATTTACATACATGCTGTCTAATCGTATCCACGTGCCTAATTAATTAACAATATAATTaattagctagatcgatttatcgcccctgaaaacccccatatatagcaaatttcatcgaaatcgttagagcagtgcctcgaaatatatatatatataaataaatatacaagaattgctcgttttaaaggtataaaaaatatataagataCTAAGAAAAATATTTCTCTTAATCTGTAAAAACTAATAAGAAAGTTGCATTATATACAcctgcgggcttagcaaggttgtacgacaaggtagttatcacgcaataggtgtggataaaacggccgttatcgtcggttttatcatccatactatggttgcagacgatatatggagttatccacatttgacagcggtagatgatagaagacaatttgcataacatggtcgttggataagatgtggataatttgacagattgtcccattttgacagttcaacttagttaattttaactacgtgcttcttagatgacgataagccttgtcgtgaaagcaaaagtagtgaataatcatattttaaggtataaattacaggtaaatatcagtttttctatgattatattgagagttattagttacaatgttccgctgtatataatattgtcaatattttcttcgcagggaagtcaaattttattattcctactcgcggctgctgttgaagaaaaatatcgtaaacagctttaagaaacacttgcagcccatttgatatgacggacgaagagtttcggcatatttacagagtgcgtaaggagtgtgcagtgcatttacttatgtgccgaatttaacgccgagcttcaaaacggtgatgggttacctaccaaaacatctcaaaggtaaagctataaaattgcagtgtttcttataaagttaatatgtattctatgcatagaccctattatatttgaaatcattgattctatgtaaaacagacgtcttaatgacaatactactaaactcttcaatactaggtaccggcctcattattatatgtaaaagttagtatgttaagatatctgttgtacaatctcttacttatgctactaacctactaacagaggttacttaagctactatttacttcaacattcatatcctaacctccagggggaaaatctacttgacaaaattagatttacagtaccggtcaataacatatcacctttgtgtgtttttgtatgaacttgtagtaggttagtttgtagatttcatattttactagtcattttatataaatatgcatgtttttccagagatgagacctagctagattgatttttcgcccccgaaaacccccatatagcaaatttcatcgaaatcgttggagccgtttccgatatccccgaaatatatatacatataaataaataaatatacaagaattgctcgtttaaaggtataagatattatgaatactgaaatactgtgaactacaataagagactcagcatattactaaaaaagctctttaaaaataatgaagttgaccatacattaaaacaaaaaacctctatgaaaaaatcattacatagaccaatttttctcatcactggacaaggaatactactaaactacctaaagctgtggaagtcactcacaaatataaaaaaaagttataccgtaaaagcatggaggtgatatattattggccggtactgtaattaggtacttatttgttttaggttctaacagtatacaccacaccagcagcacacctacaccaccagcagcagcagcagctgctggtgtgtaacagttacacctgctagctgatggcaattaactaccaacgtgggactagtcaagatcatggcttgtccattggagcactactgactggattggccacactactgtaagcctgaacatcgagcagtttgtagatgctgtaaacagaaggtaagttcttttgagcactgaattaagtattagacataaaaaactgtgactttccacaaggactgtcttagtaacttttccttttttgaataagtatgagtgcggctgtattatgcattgagatatgtacctacccattgtttgatagttatgtatgataagtagttatctctgggatatataatctgggaatgcaatacttattaggtttaactaaggcacctagttctaatgtgctgccttgtttaatggatattattcctggcgattgtttagtatatatcttgagtgaactagactgcactcatgtgaaaatacttactccatcgctgccacatgaacctacttttacttatttccttctttttcttccagaaaacttctcgtggatcaagggaaaaattagagaagacgctcctaaaaaacttcctaagcatgcaagcatgcacaaaaccggctcttaataagcttaataaatacatatttcgcctattactatgttttactatcacacaaatacctacctaatttacctatatttctatacaagtagagactagtaaacattcaagacggataatcttcacacagaacaccattcccgggcatgcttcaatgtaggtgtcactaattcttatttttcattttagccttatgcgtacaaaatttgtgatattatagcttctaaatgtaaaatccgactcatatgcagtatagtacaatgaaagcataggtaataaaaacattttaggcacgttcttacttaagaggaaagggagatggccgcttccgcttctccatacaaacgtagtcctcattttcctctctggatattgacattatggaaaatatttttacataatttaatgtatattaaccatatagctatgcccctacgttcgaatttttgattattgtaaaaattaggagcggaagacagattacatacaaatttttaaattcttctaactcttataataattaaaaattaaaaaaaaagaacaaccgtaggggcatggctgtagttgatgttgatatgatatacaacaaattgtatcaaaatatttaatgttattatccagagagaaaaatgtggactacgtttgtatgaaaagacgCGTCTTAAGGACGCGTCTAGTGAGTCTGGCGGTGAAAAGGTCAAATAAGAATATTCCTAAATGCTCTATTATGCTAATAAGTCTACTTTAGTGACTATAACTGCGGTCAGACTCAATACGCCAATAActaatgttgaatattaaaaactatgttaaattccatttaggtagatacaagaatgacaattctcgtcacttgtggtgttgtcaagtcttttttgtttactaaactctataggggtcaaacagatcactgtgttatgtctttcctgtagacatacacaagagttaagggctataaaggttaattttcttgtttaacccttatccacgtgaaaaggtcctccttttatttaaagaactatgataaaatcattacttacatgcccacaagctgttaactattgcccacaggagagaaaactagggtgttatcgcgaacagcacatttttctctcctgtgggcaatagttaacagcttgtgggcatgtaaacaatgattttatcatagttatctaaataaaaggaggaccttttcacgtggataagggttaaataagaaaattaacctttatagcccttaactcttgtgtatgtctacagaaaagacataacacagtgatctgtttgacccatagataagttaacaatttcggctctgtgctagagagaatattataaatgggtaaataaaacaactattgccaaaaaattaaacaaagtttatttacacattaaatgtaggtgtacaaacaaatcattggctgccgtacccggtgtgaaagtgcccatcatgccagcagctttatcgctggattactatgaagtatgaacagcttttgtaccaggaacgtcatatggcgcccggggcaggcaccaaatttgcgcctccccccccccccctctccgaaacgaaatgggaccacctaagtcgcgaaaaaaaatttggctgtttcatacattttggctggtccaatttctatgggagggtaaactatttttttcgcgatttcgaggttggtcccgtagcaaaagttactcagtataatcccaaaacctccctggcaacgggaatgtagttattttttagccatcctgtatagtgtataggaagcctcagtagtccacatatcgatgaatgtcgtcgatagacaacatgtcacagatatgcagcagcagctattgaagcaggttccgtcaactacggctcatatgcgcctgccggacaaagggctagcgatccacttgcataataggtagtctattggacagtccataagatggtaacttcgacaggagacccctaacgtaagacgcgctaacactggacacaactctgaagcacttggcccgctcgccttataaaacgaaagcatagcaactcccgccgaatatccctctgcttgatagaagtttctggcatagagtattcacactacgggatggtgggcggtagggcgctaccgtcgtctttcaaggtcgagttcgatgcaaaaagagttcctaaaagatcgtctttctcttttgcgctgtgggccagattaccatccgcatttcacacttcacagtggtggtaaatacgactgacaaaagtttccctgctgcTTCAGTTTCGCCACTGAGCGGGGGCCCTTACCATTCTGTCTGATTCGACGGCCTAACTTACGTTGTAAAACgcttaatgataatactaatgaactgaaaaggttgtttgttgttttatttgtggataggtatgacacatatatatatttttggaatggtcttctca
Above is a window of Cydia splendana chromosome Z, ilCydSple1.2, whole genome shotgun sequence DNA encoding:
- the LOC134805020 gene encoding odorant receptor 49b-like; translation: MAPTRVFRSLKRWFDDSDAKYPLEFNYVRQLIFLLSSVGSWPHNQFGRDRLHFVLSIYNLFLIGVAITISSAAAGFIWVNRETISFSFMGHVILCILLETLYLQRISTSRTKQYGAIIKDLLDEFHLFYFQNRSQYAAKTFKQIQVISKIFTIYVTCHILSGVSLFTFMPWYNNYRSGMFGPDPPANKTFEHALYFHCFTDKVYTTANGYWILFFFNIPTSFHTSSGILAFDLLLSLMVFQILGHLKIMKHDLSSIPSTADIYSPEENMRVRETLKGIIDHHNIIIKFVDKCSAAFSTYLFMFYMLMQLLTIVVTLEVTAFTADALAKYGPLTVAIYQPLIQISILFEMISTQSEKLIDAIYDIPWECMDTRNRRTVMFLLVRAQTPVTLKAAKMVPVGVKTMTSVLKTTFSYYMFLNAIAESSEQSQ